From one Macadamia integrifolia cultivar HAES 741 unplaced genomic scaffold, SCU_Mint_v3 scaffold445, whole genome shotgun sequence genomic stretch:
- the LOC122068618 gene encoding glutathione transferase GST 23-like isoform X1, with product MGHVKLLATSTSPPCSRIVWALKLKGVQYEYIEEDLAKKSPFLLQCNPVHKKVPVLVLVHDEKPIAESFIILEYIDDTWEGYPLLPVDPYQRAMARFWAKFVDEKCLLGVWQACCAQVEEQEKAVESALETLKILEKQIEGKKFFGGEKIGFLDIVVGWIPFWLNALEEVGGMKLLDAESLPLLYEWSQNFIQVPVIKENLPHKEKVISYFQFGRNYMLSLAADK from the exons ATGGGACATGTGAAGTTGCTTGCAACTTCTACTAGCCCTCCTTGTAGCAGAATTGTATGGGCTTTAAAGCTCAAAGGTGTACAATATGAGTACATAGAAGAAGACCTTGCAAAAAAAAGCCCCTTTCTTCTCCAGTGTAACCCAGTTCATAAGAAGGTTCCTGTCCTTGTCCTTGTCCATGATGAGAAACCAATTGCAGAATCATTCATTATCCTTGAGTACATCGATGATACCTGGGAAGGGTACCCTTTACTGCCTGTGGATCCTTATCAGAGAGCTATGGCTCGTTTCTGGGCTAAATTTGTAGATGAAAAG TGTTTGCTTGGTGTATGGCAAGCATGTTGTGCCCAAGTAGAGGAACAAGAGAAAGCTGTAGAGTCTGCACTAGAGACATTGAAGATTCTTGAGAAGCAGATTGAAGGGAAGAAATTCTTTGGAGGAGAGAAGATTGGGTTTCtggatatagttgtgggttGGATCCCTTTTTGGCTCAATGCCTTAGAAGAAGTTGGAGGAATGAAGCTACTTGATGCAGAGAGTCTCCCTTTACTCTATGAATGGtctcagaatttcatccaagTTCCTGTTATCAAAGAAAACTTACCACATAAAGAGAAGGTTATCAGCTACTTCCAGTTTGGCCGAAACTATATGCTTTCATTAGCTGCCGACAAATAA
- the LOC122068618 gene encoding glutathione transferase GST 23-like isoform X2 codes for MGHVKLLATSTSPPCSRIVWALKLKGVQYEYIEEDLAKKSPFLLQCNPVHKKVPVLVLVHDEKPIAESFIILEYIDDTWEGYPLLPVDPYQRAMARFWAKFVDEKCLLGVWQACCAQVEEQEKAVESALETLKILEKQIEGKKFFGGEKIGFLDIVVGWIPFWLNALEEVGGMKLLDAESLPLLYEWSQKVISYFQFGRNYMLSLAADK; via the exons ATGGGACATGTGAAGTTGCTTGCAACTTCTACTAGCCCTCCTTGTAGCAGAATTGTATGGGCTTTAAAGCTCAAAGGTGTACAATATGAGTACATAGAAGAAGACCTTGCAAAAAAAAGCCCCTTTCTTCTCCAGTGTAACCCAGTTCATAAGAAGGTTCCTGTCCTTGTCCTTGTCCATGATGAGAAACCAATTGCAGAATCATTCATTATCCTTGAGTACATCGATGATACCTGGGAAGGGTACCCTTTACTGCCTGTGGATCCTTATCAGAGAGCTATGGCTCGTTTCTGGGCTAAATTTGTAGATGAAAAG TGTTTGCTTGGTGTATGGCAAGCATGTTGTGCCCAAGTAGAGGAACAAGAGAAAGCTGTAGAGTCTGCACTAGAGACATTGAAGATTCTTGAGAAGCAGATTGAAGGGAAGAAATTCTTTGGAGGAGAGAAGATTGGGTTTCtggatatagttgtgggttGGATCCCTTTTTGGCTCAATGCCTTAGAAGAAGTTGGAGGAATGAAGCTACTTGATGCAGAGAGTCTCCCTTTACTCTATGAATGGtctc AGAAGGTTATCAGCTACTTCCAGTTTGGCCGAAACTATATGCTTTCATTAGCTGCCGACAAATAA
- the LOC122068602 gene encoding putative disease resistance protein RGA3, with the protein MVEALVSNVIQKLGEIIQQEIDQEVRLVVDVKNDVDKLSRTFMKIQAVLNDAEERQIKDKSVRLWLQDLKDVAYDIDDVLDEWSTEIFIKKLRIDEGVHDHHAHRISLLTKKVCPRNLFSLGACCFRFKQIGQRHDIGHKIKEIKGRLDEIASEKDKFSFIQTTTTRNELIIDDESRRRRLETSSLVDVTEVFGRDMDKDIIISKLISEGSSPQDEMVSDHVRPMIISIVGMAGLGKTTLAQLTFNDEKVKNHFDKRIWVHVSKPFDKEKVAMRIIEEMGGGGGNNIVSQVGGGGGHPIAWDLVHRQLTSSIQGVHFLLILDDVWNEDRSLWDPLWLSLKCGSQRSRIIVTTRNERVAIMMGRTTYVHRLRVLSDENCWSLMRHYAFDGRQEKECEKLEEIGMELSKRCKGLPLSAKTLGSLLCFKESKEDWKYVLDSNVWKVVSTIDKPVLPALLLSYNDLPSHLKQCFAYCSLIPRHINKSVTIRQWMAQGFLGGHLTTKCDDLIAVGEEYFNHLVMRSFFHKGVTNTRGIIEFFHMHDLFHDFAKSLVENECFTLTIKDTNAHEFDFGRARHLSLVLEEINTIPSFIHKAKNLRTLTIYGAHIPKISSELFGHLTCLRALYLCGTDLEELPSEVEKLIHLRYLDLSTTSFKELPKAVAKLYNLQILCLNGCKNLCKLPEGIGGLVNLIELDLEECRQLSYLPEGIGRLSKLRGLSYFVIGGVERGGCKIGELKDLNFLKGSLKIIGLGRVENGNEAKLACLKNKQHLRALYFYFNQYTGVSRVDEDAVEQYIEGEAEEEEEEEEEEEEVDGEAETEGREEEEEAGVSHVGENVVDEEEEGKTEGEEEVVDGRDMLSRRMEDVLESLQPHQNLEKLIIVDYPGAVFPNWMCSHENFTNSSHLVFLELDGCMKCKQLPPTLGKLPSLETLVIGGMDKVKFMGVEFFGIDFATRSDGGLDTIFPKLKVFQLASMHNLKDWDPRLVQKQQGKEFIFMPCLQYLFLFNLPKLRSFPHHLTQATSLRKLFIWYCPKLSWMPSSPSSHLPFLHIEELILKWDTGSFSKSLIPNNHMFLPNLKLLLVRQSPFSSLPEGLGKLTSLQILDIRTCSKIKSIPEGELQHLTALQVLNIMRCPALRRRCQKEIGEDWSKISHIPNIFIDGTKIK; encoded by the coding sequence CTATGACATTGATGATGTCTTGGATGAGTGGAGCACcgaaatatttattaaaaaattacgAATAGATGAGGGAGTTCATGATCACCATGCTCACCGCATTAGCCTCCTCACAAAGAAGGTATGTCCCCGCAACTTGTTTTCTCTTGGTGCTTGCTGCTTTCGTTTCAAGCAAATTGGTCAGCGTCATGACATTGGTCATAAGATAAAGGAGATAAAAGGAAGACTAGATGAGATAGCAAGTGAGAAAGATAAGTTTAGTTTTATTCAAACTACTACTACTAGAAATGAATTAATTATAGATGATGAGTCAAGGAGGAGGAGATTAGAAACTAGCTCCCTCGTTGATGTCACAGAGGTGTTTGGTCGTGACATGGATAAAGATATCATAATAAGCAAGTTGATAAGTGAGGGCAGTAGTCCACAAGATGAAATGGTTTCTGATCATGTCCGTCCCATGATAATCTCCATTGTGGGCATGGCTGGTTTGGGCAAAACAACACTTGCCCAACTCACCTTCAATGATGAGAAGGTGAAGAACCATTTTGATAAGAGAATATGGGTACACGTATCTAAACCTTTTGATAAAGAGAAGGTTGCCATGCGTATTATCGAAGAaatgggtggtggtggtgggaacAATATTGTCTCCCAAgttggaggaggtggtggtcaTCCTATTGCATGGGACCTTGTGCATCGTCAATTGACTAGTTCTATCCAAGGAGTTCATTTTCTACTCATCTTAGATGATGTGTGGAATGAGGATCGTAGTTTGTGGGATCCATTGTGGCTTTCTCTCAAATGCGGTTCTCAAAGAAGTAGAATTATTGTCACAACACGAAACGAGAGGGTTGCCATCATGATGGGCCGCACAACATATGTCCATAGATTAAGGGTATTGTCTGATGAAAATTGTTGGTCGTTGATGAGACATTATGCCTTTGATGGAAGGCAAGAAAAAGAATGTGAGAAATTAGAAGAAATTGGTATGGAACTCTCGAAAAGGTGTAAAGGATTGCCTCTTTCGGCAAAGACTCTAGGAAGTTTGTTGTGTTTCAAAGAGTCAAAAGAGGATTGGAAATATGTGTTGGATAGTAATGTATGGAAGGTTGTATCAACCATTGATAAACCAGTCTTGCCGGCTCTGTTACTAAGCTATAACGATTTGCCCTCTCATTTGAAGCAATGCTTTGCATATTGTTCTCTTATCCCAAGACATATTAACAAAAGTGTCACAATCAGACAATGGATGGCACAAGGCTTTCTTGGTGGCCATTTGACAACCAAATGTGATGATTTGATTGCAGTGGGTGAGGAATACTTCAACCATTTAGTCATGCGTTCATTTTTTCACAAAGGTGTCACAAACACAAGAGGTATAATAGAATTTTTCCACATGCATGACCTCTTCCATGACTTTGCCAAATCCCTTGTAGAAAATGAATGCTTTACTTTGACGATTAAAGATACTAATGCTCACGAATTTGACTTTGGTAGAGCCCGTCATTTATCTCTAGTACTAGAAGAGATAAACACGATTCCTTCTTTCATTCACAAGGCAAAGAATTTGCGCACTCTTACAATTTATGGAGCACATATTCCTAAAATTTCTTCTGAGTTATTTGGACACTTAACGTGTTTGAGGGCTTTATATTTGTGCGGCACTGACCTTGAAGAGCTTCCAAGTGAGGTAGAGAAGTTGATACATCTAAGGTACCTTGACTTGTCCACGACAAGTTTTAAAGAACTACCTAAAGCAGTGGCCAAATTGTACAATTTGCAAATATTATGCCTTAATGGATGTAAGAATCTTTGTAAACTACCTGAAGGGATTGGAGGATTAGTCAATTTGATAGAGCTTGATCTGGAAGAATGTCGCCAACTAAGCTACTTGCCAGAAGGAATTGGGAGGTTGAGCAAACTACGTGGTTTGTCATACTTCGTTATTGGTGGAGTGGAGAGAGGAGGATGTAAGATTGGAGAACTGAAAGATCTCAACTTCCTCAAAGGTTCACTAAAAATAATAGGTTTGGGGAGAGTGGAAAATGGAAATGAGGCTAAATTGGCatgcttgaagaataagcaACACCTTCGTGCtttgtatttctattttaatcAATATACTGGTGTTTCAAGGGTTGATGAGGATGCCGTTGAACAATATATAGAaggagaagcagaagaagaagaagaagaagaagaagaagaagaagaagttgatgGTGAAGCTGAAACAGAAggacgagaagaagaagaagaagctggtGTTTCACATGTTGGTGAAAATGTCgttgatgaagaagaggaaggtaaaacagaaggagaagaagaagtagttGATGGAAGAGACATGTTGTCGAGGAGGATGGAGGATGTGCTGGAAAGTCTCCAACCACATCAAAACCTTGAGAAACTAATAATCGTGGACTACCCTGGTGCTGTGTTCCCAAATTGGATGTGTAGTCATGAAAACTTTACGAATTCCTCCCATCTGGTTTTCTTGGAACTGGATGGGTGCATGAAGTGTAAGCAATTGCCTCCGACTTTGGGGAAACTACCATCTCTTGAAACCCTTGTAATAGGTGGAATGGATAAAGTCAAATTCATGGGAGTTGAGTTTTTTGGAATCGATTTTGCAACAAGAAGTGACGGTGGGCTTGACACAATATTCCCAAAATTGAAAGTCTTCCAGTTGGCTTCAATGCATAATTTGAAGGATTGGGATCCAAGACTAGTACAGAAACAACAAGGGAAAGAGTTCATCTTTATGCCGTGTCTACagtatctctttctttttaatttgccCAAGTTAAGGTCGTTTCCACATCACCTTACCCAGGCTACATCCCTGAGGAAATTGTTCATATGGTACTGTCCAAAGTTGAGTTGGATGCCATCATCTCCATCCTCCCATCTTCCTTTTCTACACATTGAAGAGTTGATTTTAAAATGGGACACAGGTTCATTTTCGAAGTCACTAATACCAAACAACCACATGTTTCTCCCTAACCTCAAGTTGTTGCTGGTGAGACAATCACCTTTCTCGTCCTTACCTGAAGGCTTAGGGAAACTCACATCACTTCAGATTCTGGATATCCGAACATGTTCTAAGATCAAGTCAATACCTGAGGGGGAGTTGCAGCATCTCACCGCACTCCAAGTGTTGAACATCATGAGGTGTCCCGCCTTGAGGCGACGTTGCCAAAAGGAGATAGGAGAAGATTGGAGCAAAATATCTCACATCCCAAACATCTTCATCGATGGCACGAAGATCAAATGA
- the LOC122068603 gene encoding disease resistance protein RGA2-like, whose amino-acid sequence MITVNALVFLVIQQLGEIIQVEIQQEVRVVVGVKKDIKKLSATLMKIQALLKDAEERQFMENSVQLWLQELKDVAYDIDDVLDDWGTEILKSSIVEGVDDHDKKVCPANLFVSPCFRFKQIGLRHDIGHKIKEIKGRLDEIASEKDKFSFIQTTTTRNELIIDDESRRRRLETSSLVDVTEVFGRDMDKDIIISKLISEGSSPQDEMVSDHVHPMIISIVGMAGLGKTTLAQLTFNDEKVKNHFDKRIWVHVSKPFDKEKVAMRIIEEMGGGGGGGGGGENNIVSQGGGHNIAWEVVHRQLTTSIQGNQFLLILDDVWTEDRSLWDPLLLSLRCSSQGSRIIVTTRNERVTIMMGTTYVHSLGLLSDENCWSLLRHYAFDGRQEKECEKLKEIGIELAHKCNGLPLSAKTLGSLLRFKESKQEWQYVLQNDIWKVVSTLDKPVLPALLLSYNDFPSHLKQCFAYCSYLPRGYHMDKYAIIKQWMAQGFLGDHLAAKFDDWIAVGEEYFNHLVMSSFFQKDVTEYFQMHDLVHDFAKSLAENECFTLTIKDTNAQEFDFGRTRHLSLVIEEINTIPSFIHKAKNLRTLKIYKAQIPRLSSDLFGHLTCLRILDLHSTYLEELPNEVEKLIHLRYLNLSMARFKELPKAVTKLYNLKILHLYGCKNLCKLPEGIGGLVNLIELDLIECRQLSYLPEGIGRLSKLHRLPHFVICGVERGGCKIGELKNLNFLKGSLRLIGLGRVENGNEAKMACLKNKQHLRALYFYFNQYTGVSQVDENATEGEREGELGEKEEDEEEEIVDAEAKTEGREEEEEEAGVSRVGENVVDEEEEGKTEGEEEVVDGEDMLLRRRMEDVLESLQPHQNLEKLIIKDYPGVLFPNWMCSHENFTISSNLVFLELRWCRKCKQLPPTLGKLPSLETLVIGGMDKVKFMGVEFFGIDFATTSDGGFGKIFPKLKVFELASMRNLEDWDLRLVQNFQEGKEFIFMPCLQDLLLLGLPKLRTFPQHLTQATSLRKLFIWYCPKLSWMPSSPSSHLPFLHVEELILKKDAGSFSKSLVPNNHMFLPNLKLLRVRQSPFSSLPVGLGQLSSLQILDIRTCSKIKSIPEGELQHLTALQELRIMRCPALRRRCQKEKGEDWGKISHIPNIFIDGKKIK is encoded by the coding sequence ATGATAACTGTCAATGCTCTTGTTTTCCTTGTCATCCAACAATTGGGTGAGATCATCCAAGTTGAGATCCAACAAGAGGTACGAGTGGTCGTGGGAGTGAAGAAGGACATCAAGAAGCTCTCTGCTACTCTTATGAAAATCCAGGCTCTGCTCAAGGATGCTGAAGAAAGGCAATTCATGGAAAATTCAGTGCAGCTTTGGTTACAGGAACTGAAAGATGTAGCCTATGACATTGATGATGTGTTAGATGATTGGGGCACTGAAATTCTCAAATCATCAATTGTAGAGGGAGTTGATGATCATGATAAGAAGGTATGCCCTGCCAACTTGTTTGTTTCTCCTTGCTTTCGTTTCAAGCAAATTGGTTTGCGCCATGACATTGGTCATAAGATAAAGGAGATAAAAGGAAGACTAGATGAGATAGCAAGTGAGAAAGATAAGTTTAGTTTTATTCAAACTACTACTACTAGAAATGAATTAATTATAGATGATGAGTCAAGGAGGAGGAGATTAGAAACTAGCTCCCTCGTTGATGTCACAGAGGTGTTTGGTCGTGACATGGATAAAGATATCATAATAAGCAAGTTGATAAGTGAGGGCAGTAGTCCGCAAGATGAAATGGTTTCTGATCATGTCCATCCCATGATAATCTCCATTGTGGGCATGGCTGGTTTGGGCAAAACAACACTTGCCCAACTCACCTTCAATGATGAGAAGGTGAAGAACCATTTTGATAAGAGAATATGGGTACACGTGTCTAAACCTTTTGATAAAGAGAAGGTTGCCATGCGTATTATCGAAGAaatgggtggtggtggtggtggtggtggtggtggtgagaaCAATATTGTGTCCCAAGGTGGGGGTCATAATATAGCATGGGAAGTTGTGCATCGTCAATTGACTACTTCTATCCAAGGAAATCAATTCCTACTCATCTTAGATGATGTGTGGACTGAGGATCGTAGTTTGTGGGATCCATTGTTGCTTTCCCTCAGATGCAGTTCTCAAGGAAGTAGAATTATTGTTACGACACGAAACGAGAGGGTTACCATCATGATGGGCACAACATATGTCCACAGTTTAGGATTATTGTCTGATGAAAACTGTTGGTCATTGTTGAGACATTATGCTTTTGATGGAAGGCAAGAAAAAGAGTGtgagaaattaaaagaaattggTATAGAACTTGCACACAAGTGTAACGGATTGCCTCTTTCGGCAAAGACTCTAGGAAGTTTATTGCGTTTCAAAGAGTCAAAACAGGAGTGGCAATATGTATTGCAAAATGATATATGGAAGGTTGTATCAACCCTTGATAAACCAGTCTTGCCAGCTCTATTACTAAGCTATAATGATTTTCCCTCTCATTTGAAGCAATGCTTTGCGTATTGTTCTTACCTCCCGAGAGGTTATCATATGGACAAATATGCCATAATCAAGCAATGGATGGCACAAGGCTTTCTTGGTGATCATTTGGCAGCCAAATTTGACGATTGGATTGCAGTGGGTGAAGAATACTTCAACCATTTGGTCATGAGTTCATTTTTTCAGAAAGATGTCACAGAATATTTCCAAATGCATGACCTCGTCCATGACTTTGCCAAATCCCTTGCAGAAAATGAATGCTTTACTTTGACGATTAAAGATACCAATGCGCAAGAATTTGACTTTGGTAGAACCCGTCATTTATCTCTAGTAATAGAAGAGATAAACACGATTCCTTCTTTCATTCACAAGGCAAAGAATCTGCGAACTCTTAAAATTTATAAAGCACAGATTCCTAGACTTTCTTCTGACTTATTTGGACACTTGACGTGTCTGAGGATTTTAGATTTGCATAGTACTTACCTTGAAGAGCTTCCAAATGAGGTAGAGAAGTTGATACATCTAAGGTACCTTAACTTGTCCATGGCAAGGTTTAAAGAATTACCTAAGGCAGTGACCAAATTGTACAATTTGAAAATATTACACCTTTATGGATGTAAGAATCTTTGTAAACTACCTGAAGGGATTGGAGGATTAGTCAATTTGATAGAGCTTGATCTGATTGAATGTCGCCAACTAAGCTACTTGCCAGAAGGAATTGGGAGATTGAGCAAACTGCATCGTTTGCCACACTTCGTTATTTGTGGGGTGGAGAGAGGAGGATGTAAGATTGGAGAACTGAAAAATCTCAACTTCCTCAAAGGTTCACTAAGACTAATAGGTTTGGGGAGAGTGGAAAATGGAAATGAGGCTAAGATGgcttgcttgaagaataagcaACACCTTCGTGCTCTGTATTTCTATTTCAATCAATATACTGGTGTTTCACAAGTTGATGAAAATGCTActgaaggagaaagagaaggagaattaggagaaaaagaagaagatgaagaagaagaaatagttgATGCTGAAGCTAAAACAGAAggacgagaagaagaagaagaagaagctggtGTTTCACGTGTTGGTGAGAATGTCgttgatgaagaagaggaagggaaaacagaaggagaagaagaagtagttGATGGAGAAGACATGTTGTTGAGGAGGAGGATGGAGGATGTGCTGGAAAGTCTCCAACCACATCAAAACCTTGAGAAACTAATAATCAAGGACTACCCTGGTGTTCTGTTCCCAAATTGGATGTGTAGTCATGAAAACTTTACGATTTCCTCCAATCTGGTTTTCTTGGAACTACGTTGGTGCAGGAAGTGTAAGCAATTGCCTCCGACTTTGGGGAAACTACCATCCCTTGAAACCCTTGTAATAGGTGGAATGGATAAAGTCAAATTCATGGGTGTTGAGTTTTTTGGAATTGATTTTGCAACAACAAGTGATGGTGGGTTTGGCAAAATATTCCCAAAATTGAAAGTCTTTGAGTTGGCTTCAATGCGTAATTTGGAGGATTGGGATTTAAGACTAGTACAGAATTTTCAAGAAGGGAAAGAGTTCATCTTTATGCCGTGTCTACAAGATCTCTTACTTTTGGGTTTGCCCAAGTTAAGGACATTTCCACAGCACCTTACTCAGGCTACATCCCTGAGGAAATTGTTCATATGGTACTGTCCAAAGTTGAGTTGGATGCCATCATCTCCATCCTCCCATCTTCCTTTTCTGCACGTTGAGGAGTTGATCTTAAAAAAGGACGCAGGTTCATTTTCAAAGTCACTAGTACCAAACAACCACATGTTTCTCCCTAACCTCAAGTTGTTGCGGGTGAGACAATCACCATTCTCGTCCTTACCTGTAGGATTAGGGCAACTCAGTTCGCTTCAGATTCTGGATATCCGAACCTGTTCTAAGATCAAGTCAATACCTGAGGGGGAGTTGCAGCATCTCACCGCATTACAAGAGTTGAGGATCATGAGGTGTCCCGCCTTGAGACGACGTTGccagaaggagaaaggagaagattgGGGCAAAATATCTCACATCCCAAACATCTTCATCGATGGCAAGAAGATCAAATGA
- the LOC122068612 gene encoding putative disease resistance protein RGA3: protein MVTTRNEKVAIMMGSTKYAHRLGVLSDENCWSLLRHYSFDGRQEKESEKLKEIGMEISKKCNGLPLSAKTLGSLLRFKESKQEWQYILQNDIWKVVSTLDEPVLPALLLSYNDLPSHLKQCFAYCSLFPRAYLISKYAIIRHWMAQGFLGDHLAAKCEDLIAVGEEYFNHLVMRSFFQKDVTNS from the coding sequence ATGGTCACGACACGAAATGAGAAGGTTGCTATCATGATGGGCAGCACAAAATATGCCCACAGATTAGGAGTATTGTCTGATGAAAATTGTTGGTCGTTGTTGAGACATTATTCCTTCGATGGAAGGCAAGAAAAAGAGAGtgagaaattaaaagaaattggCATGGAAATATCAAAAAAGTGTAATGGATTACCTCTTTCAGCAAAGACTCTTGGAAGTTTGTTGCGTTTCAAAGAGTCAAAACAGGAGTGGCAATATATATTGCAAAATGATATATGGAAGGTTGTATCAACCCTTGATGAACCAGTCTTGCCGGCTCTGTTACTAAGCTATAATGATTTGCCCTCTCATTTGAAGCAATGCTTTGCATATTGTTCTCTCTTCCCAAGAGCTTATTTGATTAGCAAATATGCCATAATCAGACACTGGATGGCACAAGGCTTTCTTGGTGATCATTTGGCAGCCAAATGTGAGGATTTGATTGCAGTGGGTGAAGAATACTTCAACCATTTGGTCATGCGTTCATTTTTTCAGAAAGATGTCACAAACTCATGA